The Hemiscyllium ocellatum isolate sHemOce1 chromosome 17, sHemOce1.pat.X.cur, whole genome shotgun sequence genome has a segment encoding these proteins:
- the chmp1a gene encoding charged multivesicular body protein 1a, whose protein sequence is MDDTLFQLRFTSKQLERLAKKAEKDSKAEQAKVKKALQQKNIEGAKIYAENAIRKKNEGLNWLRTASRVDAVASKVQTAVTMKGVTKNMARVTQGLDKALKSMDLQKISAVMDKFEQQVQNLDVHTSVMEDSMSSAMTLTTPQEQVDSLIMQIAEENGLEVMDQLNQLPEGASSLGESSVREQDKEDQLSKRLAALRN, encoded by the exons ATACTTTGTTTCAGTTACGG TTTACATCAAAACAGCTGGAGAGATTGGCTAAGAAAGCAGAAAAGGATTCCAAAGCTGAGCAAGctaaagtgaagaag gCTCTTCAACAAAAAAATATTGAAGGAGCAAAGATCTATGCAGAAAATGCAATCAGAAAGAAGAACGAAGGACTGAATTGGTTACGAACAGCTTCCCGGGTGGATGCTGTAGCATCGAAAGTGCAAACGGCAGTTACGATGAAAGGG GTTACGAAGAATATGGCACGCGTAACACAAGGATTGGATAAGGCACTGAAATCCATGGACTTGCAAAAAATTTCAGCTGTAATGGACAAATTTGAGCAGCAGGTTCAGAACCTTGATGTGCACACTTCA GTGATGGAGGACTCAATGAGTTCTGCAATGACATTGACCACTCCTCAAGAACAAGTGGATAGTCTCATAATGCAGATAGCAGAGGAGAATGGTCTTGAGGTCATGGACCAACTAAACCAACTTCCAGAAGGTGCATCATCCCTTGGTGAATCCTCTGTACGTGAACAGGATAAGGAAGACCAGCTTTCAAAAAG GTTGGCTGCTCTAAGGAATTGA